In Ptychodera flava strain L36383 chromosome 17, AS_Pfla_20210202, whole genome shotgun sequence, one genomic interval encodes:
- the LOC139115357 gene encoding matrilin-2-like, translating into MKKSSCFLVCILLFLVLFELSSVEGWRRRRRRRCSPVNCRVCAWSSWGSCSVSCGTSGRQTRTRYVTSPASCGGSCSYSLTDSRSCNNPGCNNRGQPLSSSCRCNPGWTGTCCQSDDNECSRNNGNCAQICTNTHGSYSCSCRTGYSLGSDGKSCKDINECLTNNGGCNHICKNTAGSYRCECNDGFHLESDDHTCVDTDECATDNGGCDHVCTNTVGSYNCSCKVGFQLGDDNHKCTDIDECAADNGGCEHDCSNFIGSFQCSCDCGYILGMNKLDCLDIDECYRNLDGCDQVCINKPGSFECACNDGYRVNPCQIKSCLDINECAEDKDSCGQICTNTAGSFECSCVNGYQMSTDNRTCTDVDECTKNGCDRCINAIGSYVCLCNDGYGADDSGDTCSDIDECETGNGGCDHTCTNTEGSFQCSCHPGYQLGDNGFTCEDINECSDDNGGCEHGCRNLPGSYECYCEEPYRLDGNDHTCSNIDACAEASCDHNCVTESNNTVCSCNVGFKLLPNGKSCRDFDECQGEGHKCSDSCVNTEGSYYCTCGDGFTLDEDRRTCVEGKDGVE; encoded by the exons ATGAAGAAGAGTTCGTGCTTCTTGGTttgcattttgctatttctGGTATTGTTCGAGCTGAGTTCAGTCGAAGGCTGGCGACGACGTCGACGACGCAGGTGTTCGCCGGTGAATTGCCGTGTCTGCGCGTGGAGTTCGTGGGGATCTTGTTCAGTGTCATGCGGTACCAGCGGTAGACAGACCCGGACACGTTATGTGACCAGCCCGGCATCGTGTGGTGGATCTTGCAGTTACAGTCTCACCGACAGCAGATCCTGTAACAACCCAGGCTGCAACAACCGAGGCCAGCCTTTGTCATCATCCTGTAGATGTAATCCTGGATGGACAGGAACATGTTGTCAGAGCG ATGACAATGAGTGTAGCCGTAATAATGGGAACTGTGCTCAGATATGTACAAACACACACGGCAGTTACTCGTGTTCTTGTCGCACAGGCTATTCTCTGGGCAGTGATGGCAAAAGCTGCAAGG ATATAAACGAGTGCCTGACAAACAACGGTGGGTGCAACCATATTTGCAAAAATACTGCAGGAAGCTACCGCTGTGAATGCAATGATGGTTTTCATTTGGAAAGCGACGACCACACCTGTGTTG ATACCGATGAATGTGCGACCGACAACGGTGGATGCGATCACGTGTGTACCAACACCGTTGGTAGTTACAACTGTTCATGTAAGGTTGGCTTTCAACTTGGCGATGATAACCACAAGTGTACAG ATATTGACGAGTGCGCCGCTGACAACGGAGGGTGTGAACATGACTGCAGCAATTTCATCGGCAGTTTCCAGTGTTCCTGCGATTGCGGTTATATCCTTGGCATGAACAAACTTGACTGTCTCG aTATCGACGAATGCTACAGAAACCTCGACGGCTGCGATCAGGTATGCATAAACAAACCCGGTTCATTTGAGTGTGCCTGTAATGATGGATACAGAGTCAATCCCTGCCAAATAAAATCATGTCTAG ataTCAATGAGTGCGCCGAAGACAAGGATAGTTGCGGTCAAATTTGTACGAACACTGCAGGCAGCTTTGAGTGCTCATGTGTAAACGGTTACCAAATGTCCACCGATAACCGCACATGTACAG ATGTTGACGAGTGCACGAAGAATGGGTGCGATCGTTGCATCAACGCTATTGGAAGTTACGTTTGTCTCTGCAACGATGGCTATGGTGCTGATGACAGTGGCGATACGTGTTCCG ATATTGACGAATGTGAAACTGGGAATGGTGGATGTGATCACACCTGTACAAACACTGAGGGCAGTTTCCAATGTTCCTGTCATCCGGGGTACCAGCTTGGCGACAACGGATTTACCTGTGAAG ATATCAACGAGTGTTCCGATGACAACGGTGGGTGTGAGCATGGTTGTAGAAACCTTCCAGGCAGCTACGAGTGTTACTGCGAAGAACCCTATCGCTTGGACGGCAACGATCACACATGCTCGA ATATCGACGCCTGCGCAGAAGCCTCTTGTGACCACAATTGCGTGACAGAGAGCAACAATACCGTGTGCAGTTGTAATGTAGGGTTTAAATTACTGCCCAATGGTAAATCCTGCCGGG ATTTTGACGAATGTCAAGGTGAAGGTCACAAATGCTCCGATAGCTGTGTCAACACAGAGGGGAGCTACTACTGTACGTGCGGTGACGGGTTCACTCTCGACGAGGACCGACGAACTTGTGTCGAAGGCAAAGATGGTGTGGAATAA